Genomic DNA from Haloplanus sp. HW8-1:
TTCGGTGATGTCGCGGCCGTTCACGATGATGCCACTGGTCGCGTCGCCGCCGCCCCGACTCCGCACGGTTGCCTCGAGCCAACACCACGACCCGTCGGCTCGCCGGACCCGGAGTTCGACCGTCCGTGGTTCGTCAGGAGCGGTTCGCATCGTCTCCAGCACAGTCGCGACGGTCTCCCGGTCGTCCGGATGCGTGTATTCGATCCCGTCGTTACCGACCACCGCCGCTGGATCGTATCCGAGTACCCGTTCCACCGCGCGGTTCACGTACGTTACCGTGCCATCGGTATCGACGACGGCGATGATGTCTCTCGACTCCTCGACGAGCCTTCGGTACCGCCCGGATTCCCCCACCTCTGTCATCAGTTCGGCCTACGGAGTTCGACCGTATATTACATGGGGTTGTCATCCACGCACATTTCTACGCCGTCAGCCCGGCCACGCCGCGTTTCAGAGCCTACGTGGGGGCGCCGAGTTCCGCCAAGACGGCCCGCAACGCCTCGGGATCGGCCGCGGCGTAGTCGGCAAGCGCCGACGCCTCAGGATCGCCACCGTAGGCCACCGTCGGTATGCCCGCTCGCGTCGCCGCCCGGACGCCGTTCGGGGAGTCCTCGACGGCCACGCAGTTCGCTGTGTCGACGCCGATCCGGTCGGCGGCCGCGAGGTAGACGTCCGGTTCCGGTTTCCCCGACCCGTCGACGTCCTCGGTACTCACCGTCGCATCCACATCGAGGTCGAACCGGTCGACGACCTGGGCGATCCACGCGGGCGGGCTAGAGGAGACGACGGCGACCCGCACGCCGCGGTCCCGGAGCGCGGCCAGCAGGTCTCGGAACCCCGGCATGAGGTCGGCGGACGCGTAGAGGTCCGCGGCGGCGGATTCGTAGAGACCCAGAAACGTCTCCC
This window encodes:
- a CDS encoding HAD family hydrolase, translating into MDAVLFDMDGVIVDTEEFWRARERDVILPTAVAEGTPDQAEIRGVNYRETYDYLAERYEMAVDRETFLGLYESAAADLYASADLMPGFRDLLAALRDRGVRVAVVSSSPPAWIAQVVDRFDLDVDATVSTEDVDGSGKPEPDVYLAAADRIGVDTANCVAVEDSPNGVRAATRAGIPTVAYGGDPEASALADYAAADPEALRAVLAELGAPT